One Kwoniella dejecticola CBS 10117 chromosome 11, complete sequence DNA segment encodes these proteins:
- a CDS encoding 40S ribosomal protein S9: MVSAPRKQSKTYKVPKRPYEAARLDAELKLAGEYGLRNKREIWRIQLTLSKIRRAARELLKLDDKDPKRLFEGNALIRRLVRIGVLDDTRMRLDYVLALKTEDFLERRLQTQVFKLGLAKSVHHARVLIRQRHIRVGKQIVNVPSFVVRLDSQKHIDYALNSPYGGGRAGRVKRKRAKAAAGGDGGDDAEEDDE; encoded by the exons ATGGTCTC TGCTCCAAGAAAGCAATCCAAGACCTACAAGGTCCCAAAACGACCCTACGAGGCCGCTCGTCTCGATGCCGAGCTCAAG CTCGCTGGTGAATACGGTCTCCGAAACAAGAGAGAGATCTGGAGAATTCAACTTACCCTCTCCAAG ATCCGAAGAGCTGCCCGAGAGCTCCTTAAGTTGGATGACAAAGACCCCAAGCGACTTTTCGAGGGTAATGCCTTGATCAGACGACTTGTGCGAATCGGTGTGCTCGATGACACCAGAATGAGACTTGATTACGTGTTGGCTCTTAAGACCGAAGATTTCTTGGAGAGACGATTACAAACTCAAGTATTCAAGCtcgg ACTCGCCAAGTCTGTCCACCACGCCAGAGTCCTTATCAGACAACGACACATCCGAGTCGGTAAACAAATCGTCAACGTCCCTTCGTTCGTTGTCCGACTTGACTCTCAAAAGCACATCGACTACGCCCTCAACTCTCCTTACGGTGGTGGCCGAGCAGGTCGagtgaagagaaagagagccAAGGCTGCTGCcggtggtgatggtggtgacGATGccgaggaggatgacgagtaA